A single genomic interval of Labeo rohita strain BAU-BD-2019 chromosome 13, IGBB_LRoh.1.0, whole genome shotgun sequence harbors:
- the prokr1b gene encoding prokineticin receptor 1b encodes MEDANITHLAAVFVNPHSQVPVLDVHDTYTDFYDMDYGVPAEEMPDTTQGLAYFVATIVIGAVLVCIMLVCGFGNLLFIATLARYKKLRNLTNLLIANLAISDFIVAVVCCPFLVDYYVVKQLSWDHGKVLCASVNYLRTVSLYVSTNALLAIAVDRYMAIVHPLRPRMKHQTAYCLITGVWIIPVLISIPSAYFTSATKVPHGANHSKTFCAQIWTVDQQLYYRSYYLFIFAVEFVGPVITMALCYLRISRELWFKSVPGFQTEQIRKRLRCRRKTVMVLIGILTAYILCWAPYYGYTILRDFHPTLISRERNSLVAFYIIECITMSNSMINTFCFVSVKNNTVKYFKRIVLLRWKSTYTSRKSADETDINPQLTECRKGAELSGLHVTHITDD; translated from the exons ATGGAGGACGCAAACATCACTCACTTGGCAGCCGTGTTCGTGAACCCTCATAGTCAGGTGCCCGTTTTGGACGTCCACGACACTTACACAGACTTCTACGACATGGACTATGGCGTTCCTGCAGAGGAGATGCCGGACACCACGCAGGGACTGGCCTACTTTGTGGCCACCATCGTTATCGGAGCCGTGCTTGTCTGCATCATGCTGGTGTGCGGCTTCGGTAACTTGCTCTTCATAGCCACTCTGGCCCGATACAAAAAACTCAGGAACCTCACCAACCTGCTGATCGCCAACCTGGCCATCTCCGACTTCATAGTGGCTGTGGTCTGCTGCCCTTTCTTGGTGGATTATTACGTGGTCAAGCAGCTCTCCTGGGATCATGGAAAAGTGTTGTGTGCCTCCGTCAACTACCTCAGGACTGTGTCACTCTATGTGTCCACCAATGCCTTACTGGCCATCGCCGTTGACAG GTATATGGCCATTGTTCATCCCCTGAGGCCCAGAATGAAGCATCAGACCGCATACTGTCTCATAACCGGGGTGTGGATCATCCCGGTGCTGATTTCCATTCCCTCTGCATACTTTACATCCGCAACCAAAGTCCCCCACGGAGCCAACCACAGCAAGACCTTTTGCGCCCAGATCTGGACGGTGGACCAGCAGCTGTACTACCGCTCGTACTACCTGTTCATCTTCGCCGTGGAGTTCGTGGGGCCGGTGATCACCATGGCCCTGTGCTACCTGCGCATCTCCAGAGAGCTGTGGTTCAAGAGCGTGCCGGGTTTCCAAACGGAGCAGATCCGGAAACGCCTGCGCTGCCGGAGGAAGACGGTCATGGTGCTGATCGGCATTCTCACGGCCTACATCCTCTGCTGGGCTCCGTACTACGGCTACACCATCCTGCGCGATTTCCACCCCACGCTCATCTCCCGAGAGAGGAACTCCCTGGTGGCTTTCTACATTATCGAGTGCATCACCATGAGCAACAGCATGATCAACACGTTCTGCTTCGTCAGTGTAAAGAACAACACtgtcaaatatttcaaaaggaTCGTTCTTCTCCGCTGGAAATCCACCTACACCTCCAGGAAGAGCGCAGACGAGACAGACATCAATCCACAGCTCACCGAATGTAGAAAGGGAGCCGAGCTGAGTGGTTTACATGTCACCCATATTACAGATGATTAA